In Mesorhizobium sp., one DNA window encodes the following:
- a CDS encoding VOC family protein, with the protein MLDQIKGLHHVTSMAADANQNNHFFTRTLGLRRVKKTVNFDAPDVYHLYYGDETGTPGSVMTYFPFPHIAKGQPGVGEVGTTVFSVPEGSLGWWQEHLAKENVAGLEPGEAFGEKRLRFKGPDNDGFALVEHKGDARAAWTQGGVPDDYAIRGFHSASMRLRDGGATAELLKFMGYSQVDQSKNVTRFAVPDGMGADVIDIEALPVTPFARQGAGSVHHIAFSVENRAKQLEVRKALMDTGYQVTPVIDRDYFWAIYFRTPGGVLFEVATNEPGFDRDEDTRHLGEALKLPRQHEHLRKMLEGHLQPIED; encoded by the coding sequence ATGCTCGACCAGATCAAGGGACTGCATCACGTCACCTCGATGGCGGCGGATGCCAATCAGAACAACCACTTCTTCACCAGGACGCTCGGCCTGCGCCGGGTCAAGAAGACGGTCAATTTCGACGCGCCGGACGTCTACCATCTCTACTACGGAGACGAGACCGGCACGCCGGGCTCGGTGATGACCTATTTTCCGTTTCCGCATATCGCCAAGGGCCAGCCGGGCGTCGGCGAGGTCGGCACCACCGTGTTCTCGGTGCCCGAAGGTTCGCTCGGCTGGTGGCAGGAACATCTGGCGAAGGAGAATGTCGCGGGCCTTGAGCCCGGCGAGGCTTTTGGCGAGAAGCGTCTCCGCTTCAAGGGCCCCGACAATGACGGCTTCGCGCTGGTCGAGCACAAGGGCGACGCGCGCGCAGCCTGGACGCAGGGCGGCGTGCCGGACGACTACGCCATCCGCGGCTTCCATTCGGCCTCGATGCGGCTGCGCGACGGCGGGGCGACGGCCGAACTCCTGAAGTTCATGGGTTACAGCCAGGTGGACCAGTCGAAGAACGTCACCCGCTTCGCAGTCCCGGACGGCATGGGCGCTGACGTCATTGACATCGAGGCGCTGCCGGTCACGCCGTTCGCGCGCCAAGGTGCAGGCTCGGTGCATCACATCGCCTTCTCGGTCGAGAACCGGGCGAAGCAGCTCGAGGTGCGCAAGGCGCTGATGGACACGGGCTATCAGGTGACGCCGGTGATCGACCGCGACTATTTCTGGGCGATCTATTTCCGCACGCCGGGCGGCGTGCTGTTCGAAGTGGCGACCAACGAGCCGGGCTTCGACCGCGACGAGGACACCAGACACCTGGGTGAGGCATTGAAGCTTCCGAGGCAGCACGAGCATCTGCGAAAGATGCTCGAAGGCCACCTCCAGCCGATCGAGGACTGA
- a CDS encoding alpha/beta hydrolase, protein MSQRYIEKVLPGKPGGPLLFTFHGTGGDENQFPALGRDLMPEATVISPRGDVLEHGAARFFRRTGEGVYDMDDLARATAKMKAYVEAHVAAAKPSVVYGIGYSNGANILASTIFAAPDLFDAVVLMHPLIPFQPDVQGDLKGRRILITAGRQDPICPPLYTHRLEAWLRDAGADVIVEWHPGAHEVRPNEIEAARRFLLPVGA, encoded by the coding sequence ATGAGCCAGCGCTATATCGAGAAGGTCCTGCCCGGGAAGCCGGGCGGACCGCTGCTCTTCACCTTTCATGGAACCGGCGGGGACGAGAACCAGTTCCCGGCACTCGGGCGGGACCTGATGCCCGAGGCGACGGTGATCTCGCCGCGCGGCGACGTCTTGGAACATGGCGCGGCACGCTTCTTCCGCCGCACGGGCGAGGGCGTCTACGACATGGATGACCTGGCGCGCGCGACGGCGAAGATGAAGGCCTATGTCGAGGCGCATGTCGCGGCGGCGAAGCCGTCGGTCGTCTACGGCATCGGCTATTCCAACGGGGCCAACATCCTGGCGTCCACGATCTTCGCAGCGCCGGACCTGTTCGACGCGGTGGTGCTGATGCATCCGCTGATCCCGTTCCAGCCGGACGTTCAGGGTGATCTCAAGGGCAGACGCATCCTGATCACCGCTGGGCGGCAGGACCCGATCTGCCCGCCGCTCTACACCCACCGCCTCGAAGCCTGGTTGCGCGACGCGGGCGCCGATGTCATCGTCGAATGGCATCCGGGCGCGCACGAAGTGCGTCCCAACGAGATCGAGGCGGCGCGCCGTTTCCTGCTGCCGGTTGGAGCCTGA